Proteins from a single region of Catenulispora acidiphila DSM 44928:
- a CDS encoding quinone oxidoreductase family protein gives MRAIVVGQTGGPEVLQLSDVTAPEPGPGELLVEVGAAGVNFIETYQRSGLYAIKLPFTPGAEAAGHVLAVGEGVTEFQPGDRVATVDARGSYAEQVIVPADRAVTVPDSVDIQTAAAVMLQGMTAHYLTQSTYPVKGGETALVHAAAGGMGLLLTQMVKAAGGKVIGTVSSDAKAKLAAEAGADEVIRYDQVAGEELAAEVRRRNGGHGVHVVYDGVGKDTFEASLGALRPRGMLVSFGNASGPVPPFAPLRLSAAGSLFLTRPTLGNYIVARQELEWRADDLFRWIQEGSLTVRIGATFPLGEAGEAQSELESRKTTGKLLLIP, from the coding sequence ATGCGCGCGATCGTCGTCGGCCAGACCGGCGGACCCGAGGTCCTACAGCTCTCCGACGTCACCGCTCCCGAGCCGGGACCCGGTGAGCTCTTGGTGGAGGTCGGCGCCGCCGGCGTGAACTTCATCGAGACCTACCAGCGCAGCGGCCTGTACGCGATAAAGCTGCCGTTCACGCCGGGCGCCGAGGCGGCCGGGCACGTGCTGGCGGTCGGCGAGGGGGTCACGGAGTTCCAGCCCGGGGACCGGGTGGCGACCGTGGACGCCCGCGGCAGCTACGCCGAACAGGTGATCGTGCCGGCCGACCGCGCCGTCACGGTGCCGGACAGCGTGGACATCCAGACCGCCGCCGCGGTGATGCTGCAGGGCATGACCGCGCACTACCTGACGCAGAGCACGTACCCGGTCAAGGGCGGCGAGACCGCGCTGGTCCACGCCGCCGCCGGAGGCATGGGCCTGCTGCTGACCCAGATGGTGAAGGCCGCCGGCGGCAAGGTGATCGGCACGGTCTCCAGCGACGCCAAGGCCAAGCTGGCCGCCGAGGCCGGCGCCGACGAGGTCATCCGCTACGACCAGGTGGCCGGCGAGGAACTGGCCGCCGAGGTGCGGCGCCGCAACGGCGGGCACGGCGTGCACGTGGTCTACGACGGCGTCGGCAAGGACACCTTCGAGGCCTCCCTCGGCGCGCTGCGCCCGCGCGGCATGCTGGTCAGCTTCGGCAACGCCTCGGGCCCGGTCCCGCCGTTCGCCCCGCTGCGGCTCTCGGCGGCCGGCTCGCTGTTCCTGACGCGCCCGACCCTCGGCAACTACATCGTCGCGCGGCAGGAGCTGGAGTGGCGCGCGGACGACCTGTTCCGCTGGATCCAGGAGGGCTCGCTGACCGTGCGGATCGGCGCCACGTTCCCGCTCGGCGAGGCCGGCGAGGCGCAGTCGGAGCTGGAGTCGCGCAAGACGACCGGCAAGCTGCTGCTGATCCCGTAA
- a CDS encoding GNAT family N-acetyltransferase — protein sequence MTMQIRPATDEDWPHIWPFFRSICAEGETYVYPYEPTEAEGCSMWMEQPPGLTVVAVDAAGTVLGSAKMGPNRPGPGAHVSTASYMVDPAAAGRGVGRALGEYTLAWAREQGYRAMQFNAVVESNARAVHLWRSIGFEIIGTVPEAFLSRAHGYVGIHVMHQKLD from the coding sequence ATGACGATGCAGATCCGCCCGGCCACCGACGAGGACTGGCCGCACATCTGGCCGTTCTTCCGCAGCATCTGCGCCGAGGGTGAGACCTACGTCTACCCCTACGAGCCCACCGAGGCCGAGGGCTGCTCGATGTGGATGGAGCAGCCGCCGGGGCTGACCGTGGTCGCGGTCGACGCGGCCGGAACGGTCCTCGGCAGCGCGAAGATGGGTCCGAACCGGCCCGGTCCCGGCGCGCACGTGTCCACCGCGAGCTACATGGTGGACCCGGCGGCCGCGGGCCGGGGCGTCGGCCGCGCGCTCGGCGAGTACACCCTGGCGTGGGCGCGTGAGCAGGGCTATCGCGCGATGCAGTTCAACGCCGTGGTGGAGAGCAATGCCCGCGCGGTGCACCTGTGGCGGTCGATCGGCTTCGAGATCATCGGTACGGTTCCCGAGGCGTTCCTGAGCCGGGCACACGGCTACGTCGGCATCCACGTGATGCATCAGAAGCTTGACTGA
- a CDS encoding polyphosphate kinase 2 family protein, whose protein sequence is MAKSFTKMLRAPDSPVKLSKIPSDAHPGVDSKADALRKLPKFAGRLADLQERLFAQAHGGTKPARQNLLLVLQGMDTSGKGGTVKHVAGVMDPGGLRINSFKAPTKEELAHDFLWRIRKALPAPGMVGVFDRSHYEDVLIVRVRDLVPRDRWELRYGLINEFEQELADQGTTVVKCFLHISRDTQKKRLLARLDDPTKLWKYNTNDVAERKLWPAYQEAYESVLNLTSTETAPWYVIPADRKWYRNYAITRLLVETLERIDPQWPPADYDIETEKKRVLAS, encoded by the coding sequence ATGGCGAAGTCGTTCACGAAGATGCTGCGGGCCCCGGACTCCCCGGTGAAGCTCTCCAAGATCCCGTCCGATGCGCACCCCGGCGTCGACTCCAAGGCCGATGCCCTGCGCAAACTGCCGAAATTCGCCGGGCGCCTGGCCGATCTGCAGGAGCGCCTGTTCGCGCAGGCGCACGGCGGCACCAAGCCCGCCCGCCAGAACCTGCTGCTCGTCCTGCAGGGCATGGACACCTCCGGCAAAGGAGGCACGGTCAAGCACGTCGCCGGCGTGATGGACCCCGGCGGCCTGCGCATCAACTCCTTCAAGGCTCCGACCAAGGAGGAGCTGGCCCACGACTTCCTGTGGCGGATCCGCAAGGCCCTGCCGGCACCCGGCATGGTCGGCGTCTTCGACCGCAGCCATTACGAGGACGTCCTCATCGTCCGGGTCCGCGACCTGGTCCCGCGCGACCGGTGGGAGCTGCGCTACGGCCTGATCAACGAGTTCGAGCAGGAACTCGCCGACCAGGGCACGACCGTGGTGAAGTGCTTCCTGCACATCAGCCGCGACACTCAGAAGAAACGGCTCTTGGCCCGCCTGGACGACCCCACGAAGCTGTGGAAGTACAACACCAACGACGTCGCCGAGCGCAAGCTGTGGCCGGCGTATCAGGAGGCGTACGAGTCCGTGCTGAACCTCACCTCGACTGAGACCGCACCCTGGTACGTGATCCCCGCCGACCGCAAGTGGTACCGGAATTACGCGATCACCAGGCTGCTCGTCGAGACGCTGGAGCGGATCGACCCGCAGTGGCCGCCGGCCGACTACGACATCGAGACGGAGAAGAAGCGCGTCCTCGCCTCCTAA